One window from the genome of Phycisphaerales bacterium encodes:
- a CDS encoding PilZ domain-containing protein, producing the protein MGSRTSGPSGLHNTLNLSAEQLGMIMDDLDAAGEGGRVRRNHARLSFRIPAIEVEVYQPSGGSVNFCVACRNLSRGGLSVVHSSYMHVGTRCRIKMTHNTDGPVWIKATVVQCRHVTGRVHDVGLKFDKEIDVNDFMELDPLSDNFSLETVEAKKLEGRVLLVTASDIDRKLIEAYLSDTSLRMIHVEGYEEILGQFSEPFDAVLCDFDKDVGAASEAVRGLRSAGHGVPVIAFAGDISDGDKALIRESRASALLRKPIDKSLILKALAEFILLGRGAGENLPAPAAKQETDPSLKALADLFAKDLVKFADEITQATQSGDEKNLRYICARIRGTGPLLGHGAVADAAGRVLASLDAEEGSIETSTEAINALTSMCRLVRAA; encoded by the coding sequence ATGGGCAGCCGAACGTCTGGGCCGAGTGGCCTTCACAACACGCTCAATCTCTCGGCCGAACAGCTCGGCATGATCATGGACGATCTGGACGCTGCCGGCGAGGGCGGACGCGTGCGTCGCAACCACGCACGCCTGAGTTTCCGCATCCCCGCGATCGAGGTCGAGGTCTACCAGCCCAGCGGCGGCAGCGTGAACTTCTGCGTTGCGTGCCGAAACCTCTCGCGCGGCGGCCTCAGCGTTGTCCACAGCTCGTATATGCACGTTGGCACCCGATGCCGCATCAAGATGACGCACAACACCGATGGCCCCGTCTGGATCAAGGCCACCGTCGTCCAGTGCCGCCACGTCACGGGCCGCGTCCACGACGTGGGACTGAAGTTCGACAAGGAGATCGACGTCAACGACTTCATGGAACTCGACCCGCTGAGCGACAACTTCTCGCTCGAGACGGTCGAGGCGAAGAAGCTCGAAGGACGCGTGTTGCTCGTGACTGCTAGCGACATCGATCGCAAGCTCATCGAGGCGTATCTCTCCGACACGTCGCTGCGCATGATCCACGTCGAGGGCTACGAGGAGATCCTCGGTCAATTCTCCGAGCCCTTCGACGCGGTGCTCTGCGATTTCGACAAGGACGTCGGTGCCGCCAGCGAGGCCGTGCGTGGCCTCCGCTCGGCCGGTCACGGCGTGCCAGTCATCGCGTTTGCCGGAGATATCTCCGACGGAGACAAGGCCTTGATCCGCGAGTCACGCGCGAGTGCGCTGCTGCGGAAGCCCATCGACAAGTCGCTCATCCTCAAGGCCCTGGCCGAGTTCATCCTGCTCGGCCGCGGCGCCGGCGAGAATCTTCCAGCCCCGGCCGCCAAGCAAGAAACCGATCCGTCCCTCAAGGCGCTGGCCGACCTCTTCGCCAAGGACCTGGTGAAGTTCGCCGACGAGATCACCCAAGCGACCCAGTCCGGCGACGAAAAGAACCTTCGCTATATCTGCGCCCGCATCCGCGGCACCGGCCCGCTCCTGGGCCACGGAGCCGTCGCCGACGCGGCCGGCCGCGTGCTGGCGTCGCTCGATGCCGAGGAAGGCTCGATCGAGACCTCGACGGAAGCCATCAATGCGCTGACGAGCATGTGCCGCCTCGTCCGCGCGGCGTGA
- a CDS encoding L,D-transpeptidase family protein, with product MSLPSQGGIGFGGATRGRSRRGRGGGGRKLIAAIVVVALGGGLVWALTSGPSEGEAGDPATTEVAREPASPASRTPASTTPAAQRRQPDTRLVSAPPQAEEQATTEPRGRSVQTPARDTTLADRSTPEPRGVLATPGQDGSVVVGPASAANPSAAVSTLIQRAEKAIRENNPIAAREHYNAALMHDRASASDRAMIREQMQALNEDLIFSPRVYPGDPFSTTYTVQSGDVLSRIAHDQGVATEWLLIKRVNRLSKAGSIFEGQKLKLVRGPFHAVVSKTAFRMDVYIGPPEDTDQWVYVRSFPVGLGEFDGTPVGAFTVRRHSKLIDPFWRNPRTGEEFAASNPDNPIGEHWIGLEGLGQAETYSGYGIHGTIDPDSIGKEMSMGCVRMLPDDVALVYELLSEQLSQIHIVE from the coding sequence ATGTCGCTGCCATCACAGGGCGGGATCGGATTCGGCGGGGCCACGCGCGGACGCTCGCGGCGCGGGCGTGGCGGCGGCGGCCGCAAGCTCATCGCCGCGATTGTCGTCGTCGCCCTCGGCGGCGGGCTCGTGTGGGCCCTCACCTCGGGCCCCAGCGAGGGCGAGGCCGGCGACCCCGCGACGACCGAGGTCGCTCGCGAGCCTGCAAGCCCCGCCAGTCGCACCCCGGCCAGCACCACCCCCGCCGCCCAGCGACGGCAGCCCGACACACGCCTCGTCAGCGCTCCGCCACAGGCCGAAGAGCAAGCGACGACCGAGCCCCGCGGCCGGAGCGTGCAGACGCCCGCACGCGACACCACGCTCGCCGATCGCTCGACGCCCGAGCCTCGCGGCGTGCTGGCAACGCCCGGCCAGGACGGATCCGTCGTTGTCGGCCCAGCGTCCGCTGCGAATCCCAGCGCCGCCGTGTCGACGCTGATCCAGCGGGCCGAAAAGGCGATACGAGAGAACAACCCCATCGCCGCGCGCGAGCACTACAACGCCGCCCTGATGCACGATCGGGCTTCGGCCAGCGATCGCGCCATGATCCGCGAGCAGATGCAGGCCCTCAACGAAGACCTCATCTTCTCCCCGCGCGTGTACCCGGGCGATCCGTTCTCGACGACCTACACGGTCCAGAGCGGCGACGTGCTGTCGCGCATCGCCCACGACCAGGGCGTGGCCACCGAGTGGCTGCTCATCAAGCGTGTCAACCGGTTGAGCAAGGCCGGCAGCATCTTCGAGGGCCAGAAGCTCAAGCTCGTTCGCGGCCCGTTCCACGCCGTGGTCAGCAAGACCGCCTTCCGCATGGACGTCTACATCGGCCCGCCCGAAGACACCGACCAGTGGGTCTACGTCCGCTCGTTCCCGGTCGGCCTGGGCGAGTTCGACGGCACGCCCGTGGGCGCCTTCACCGTGCGTCGCCACAGCAAGCTCATCGACCCCTTCTGGCGCAACCCGCGCACGGGCGAGGAGTTCGCCGCCAGCAACCCCGACAACCCCATCGGCGAGCACTGGATCGGCCTCGAGGGCCTGGGCCAAGCCGAGACCTACAGCGGCTACGGCATCCACGGCACCATCGATCCCGACAGCATCGGCAAGGAGATGTCGATGGGCTGCGTCCGCATGTTGCCCGACGACGTGGCGCTCGTCTACGAGTTGCTCAGCGAACAGCTCAGCCAGATCCACATCGTGGAATGA
- a CDS encoding DNA gyrase subunit B produces the protein MAKDDATTPATTSADAPKKGNYGAEQISVLEGLEAVRKRPGMYIGGTGVGALHHLVYEVVDNSIDEAMAGHATIVQVTIQADGSIRVVDDGRGIPVDPVKNDDPALNGKSAVEVVMTKLHAGGKFGQEGSAYKVSGGLHGVGVSCVNALSSMLEVEVYRDGQVHSMTFSRGHVSEPLRVVGKVPESSTRTTGTSVTFVPDAEIFPVTEFNYDTLANRLRELSFLNPGVVIRLRDERVDADGKPRDETFKAEEGLLAYVNHLMSGKTAVCVPVHIRKDDEERSMVCEVALQYHDGYNETLLTFANNINNVDGGTHGQGFKVALTRTMNNYARKVGIIREKDPTPSGDDLREGLIAIVSVKLPDPAFNNQPKEKLLNPEIEPFVAQAVTDALGTWLEEHPTEAKRVCMKGIMAAQAREAARKARELTRRKSALDSGSMPHKLSDCKTKDVERSELYLVEGDSAGGSAKQCRDVETQAVLPLKGKILNVEKARIDKVLGFEEIRTMVAALKCGIGPDFDHSKLRYGRIVIMTDADVDGSHIRTLLLTFFFRQMPELIRRGRIFVAQPPLYQVSRGKQHRYVINERELSNMLTEEAIQHASLLVRQPFEEGELPPSGEAPLERRIEGDDVAKAVKLLERLTELSIVAERRGVKFVDLIASRHRAAPGEGGLPTHRVAWRGGAEWAWSEEEALGIVEKNDLRLEETDEPEASEPAEQPEGTASDNGHAVSANGKAAEPESPMTARPIATIRELHENRELDAIFNQLADLGLDVADWDLRQEEAVTGEKLPARFAWEVAQPGKSKTDQDGDDAGKDAGKVRIAEAANLASIVPALHDIGRKGIEVKRFKGLGEMDADQLWETTMDPEVRTLMRVTMEQAAKAETLFTTLMGEQVEPRRKFIEEHALEAKNLDV, from the coding sequence ATGGCCAAAGACGACGCCACCACGCCCGCCACGACCAGCGCCGACGCACCCAAGAAGGGCAACTACGGAGCCGAGCAGATCAGCGTGCTCGAAGGCCTCGAGGCCGTGCGCAAGCGCCCGGGCATGTACATCGGCGGCACGGGCGTGGGCGCGCTGCACCACCTCGTCTACGAGGTCGTCGACAACTCCATCGACGAGGCCATGGCCGGCCACGCCACCATCGTCCAGGTCACCATCCAGGCCGACGGCTCCATCCGCGTCGTCGACGACGGCCGCGGCATCCCCGTCGACCCCGTAAAGAACGACGACCCCGCCCTCAACGGCAAGAGCGCCGTCGAGGTCGTCATGACCAAGCTGCACGCCGGCGGCAAGTTCGGCCAGGAGGGCAGCGCGTACAAGGTCTCCGGCGGCCTGCACGGCGTGGGCGTGAGCTGCGTCAACGCCCTCTCGAGCATGCTCGAGGTCGAGGTCTATCGCGACGGCCAGGTCCACAGCATGACCTTCTCTCGCGGCCACGTCTCCGAGCCGCTCCGGGTCGTCGGCAAGGTGCCCGAGAGCAGCACCCGAACCACGGGTACGAGCGTCACCTTCGTGCCCGACGCCGAGATCTTCCCGGTCACCGAGTTCAACTACGACACGCTGGCCAACCGCCTCCGCGAGCTCTCGTTCCTCAACCCCGGCGTTGTCATCCGCCTGCGCGACGAGCGCGTCGACGCCGACGGCAAGCCGCGCGACGAGACCTTCAAGGCCGAAGAGGGCCTGCTCGCCTACGTCAATCACCTCATGAGCGGCAAGACCGCCGTGTGCGTGCCCGTGCACATCCGCAAGGACGACGAAGAGCGGTCGATGGTCTGCGAGGTCGCGCTGCAGTACCACGATGGGTACAACGAGACGCTGCTGACCTTCGCCAACAACATCAACAACGTCGACGGCGGCACGCACGGCCAGGGCTTCAAGGTTGCCCTGACCCGGACGATGAACAACTACGCCCGCAAGGTCGGCATCATCCGCGAGAAGGACCCCACCCCCAGCGGCGACGACCTTCGCGAGGGCCTCATCGCCATCGTCTCGGTGAAGCTGCCCGACCCGGCCTTCAACAACCAGCCCAAGGAGAAGCTGCTCAACCCCGAGATCGAGCCCTTCGTCGCCCAGGCCGTCACCGACGCCCTGGGCACCTGGCTCGAGGAGCACCCCACCGAGGCTAAGCGCGTGTGCATGAAGGGCATCATGGCCGCCCAAGCGCGCGAGGCCGCCCGCAAGGCCCGCGAGCTCACCCGCCGCAAGAGCGCTCTCGACTCGGGATCCATGCCCCACAAGCTCAGCGACTGCAAGACCAAGGACGTCGAGCGGAGCGAGCTGTACCTCGTCGAGGGCGACTCGGCCGGCGGCAGCGCCAAGCAGTGCCGAGACGTCGAGACCCAGGCCGTGCTGCCGCTGAAGGGCAAGATCCTCAACGTCGAGAAGGCCCGCATCGACAAGGTGCTGGGGTTCGAAGAAATCCGCACGATGGTTGCCGCCCTCAAATGCGGCATCGGGCCCGACTTCGACCACAGCAAGCTGCGCTACGGCCGCATCGTCATCATGACCGACGCCGACGTCGATGGCAGCCACATCCGCACGCTGCTGCTCACGTTCTTCTTCCGCCAGATGCCCGAGCTCATCCGCCGCGGCCGGATCTTCGTCGCCCAGCCCCCGCTGTACCAGGTCTCGCGCGGCAAGCAGCATCGCTACGTCATCAACGAGCGTGAGCTGAGCAACATGCTCACCGAAGAGGCCATCCAGCACGCCAGCCTGCTCGTGCGTCAGCCGTTCGAGGAAGGCGAGCTCCCGCCCTCGGGCGAGGCGCCGCTGGAGCGTCGAATCGAGGGCGACGACGTGGCAAAGGCCGTCAAGCTGCTCGAGCGCCTCACCGAGCTGAGCATCGTGGCCGAACGCCGCGGCGTCAAGTTCGTCGACCTCATCGCCTCGCGCCACCGCGCCGCCCCGGGCGAGGGCGGCCTGCCGACACATCGGGTCGCCTGGCGCGGCGGGGCCGAGTGGGCCTGGAGCGAGGAAGAAGCCCTCGGCATCGTCGAGAAGAACGACCTGCGTCTGGAAGAGACCGACGAGCCCGAAGCCAGCGAGCCGGCGGAGCAGCCCGAAGGAACGGCTTCGGACAACGGTCATGCGGTCTCGGCCAACGGGAAGGCCGCCGAGCCCGAGAGCCCCATGACGGCCCGGCCGATCGCCACCATCCGCGAACTGCACGAGAACCGCGAGCTCGACGCCATCTTCAACCAACTCGCCGACCTGGGCCTCGACGTCGCCGACTGGGACCTGCGGCAGGAAGAGGCCGTCACGGGAGAGAAGCTGCCCGCCCGCTTCGCTTGGGAGGTCGCCCAGCCCGGCAAGAGCAAGACCGACCAGGACGGCGACGACGCGGGCAAGGACGCCGGCAAGGTCCGCATCGCCGAGGCGGCCAACCTCGCCTCGATCGTGCCGGCGCTGCACGATATCGGACGCAAGGGCATCGAGGTCAAGCGCTTCAAGGGCCTGGGCGAGATGGACGCCGACCAGCTGTGGGAGACCACGATGGACCCCGAGGTCCGCACGCTCATGCGCGTCACGATGGAGCAGGCCGCCAAGGCCGAGACGCTCTTCACCACGCTCATGGGCGAGCAGGTCGAGCCCCGCCGCAAGTTCATCGAGGAACACGCCTTGGAGGCCAAGAACCTCGACGTCTGA
- a CDS encoding NAD(P)/FAD-dependent oxidoreductase — translation MVANANGTGAQEVECDVAIIGGGPSGSTLATLLRKYNPELKVLVLEKEVFPREHVGESQLPAISPILHEMGVWDKVEAANFPVKLGASLTWGRDGERWDFDFYPVEEFKDEPRPAKFEGQRQRTAFQVERSIYDKILLDHAEEHGTEVRQGTQVREVVKDGDRVEGLKLDDGTMVRAKHYVDASGTHALLRRAMGVESDAPKSLRNVAFWSYWDNVQWAVEIGVGGTRVQVRSLPYGWIWFIPLSPTRASVGLVCPAEYYKSTGLSPEEIYKKALEEQDEIAGLMSESKQTDEVHATKDWSQVADRVTGENWYVCGEASGFADPILAAGMTLAHGSARELAYTILELERGELDADWVRQSYNDKTRKNIRQHIRFAQFWYASNGCFKDLQEHCQNIAEEAGLNLTPAEAWRWLAQGGFSNQTLDSANLGSFDLATAKQIVGKFGDEDIDLEKETLSFMKYNKLTLDLREAKDEQVAEYRDGRVVPVQCVVRNGKTLPKIGPYPVLVSMLLKSNDPNQIFGYLQQQIQSSQPRDRAASLMRQLVQAMEVMVVDGWVICENDPNRAQPKWSLGKNRQLRTTAEGEEAYQASRATSN, via the coding sequence GTGGTTGCGAACGCGAACGGAACGGGTGCGCAAGAGGTCGAGTGCGACGTTGCCATCATCGGCGGCGGCCCGTCGGGCAGCACGCTGGCGACGCTGCTGCGCAAGTACAACCCCGAACTGAAGGTACTGGTGCTCGAGAAGGAAGTGTTCCCCCGCGAGCACGTGGGCGAGAGCCAGCTTCCGGCCATCAGCCCCATCCTGCACGAGATGGGCGTGTGGGACAAGGTCGAGGCGGCCAACTTCCCCGTCAAGCTCGGCGCGAGCCTGACCTGGGGCCGCGACGGCGAGCGATGGGACTTCGACTTCTACCCCGTCGAAGAGTTCAAGGACGAGCCCCGGCCGGCGAAGTTCGAGGGGCAGCGCCAGCGTACGGCGTTCCAGGTCGAGCGATCGATCTACGACAAGATCCTGCTCGACCATGCGGAGGAGCACGGGACCGAGGTCCGCCAGGGCACGCAGGTGCGCGAGGTCGTGAAGGACGGTGACCGCGTCGAGGGCTTGAAGCTCGACGACGGCACGATGGTGCGAGCCAAGCACTACGTCGATGCGAGCGGCACGCACGCGCTGCTCCGCCGCGCGATGGGCGTGGAGAGCGATGCGCCCAAGAGCCTGCGGAACGTTGCGTTCTGGAGCTACTGGGACAACGTGCAGTGGGCCGTCGAGATCGGCGTCGGCGGTACGCGCGTCCAGGTCCGCAGCCTGCCGTACGGCTGGATCTGGTTCATCCCGCTGAGCCCGACCCGCGCGAGCGTGGGGCTGGTGTGCCCGGCCGAGTACTACAAGAGCACCGGTCTCTCGCCCGAAGAGATCTACAAGAAGGCGCTGGAAGAACAGGACGAAATCGCGGGGCTGATGAGCGAGTCCAAGCAGACCGACGAGGTGCACGCCACCAAGGACTGGTCGCAAGTGGCCGACCGCGTGACGGGCGAGAACTGGTACGTCTGCGGCGAGGCGAGCGGCTTTGCCGACCCGATCCTGGCGGCCGGCATGACGTTGGCCCATGGCTCGGCCCGCGAGCTCGCGTATACGATCCTGGAGCTCGAGCGCGGCGAGCTCGACGCCGACTGGGTTCGGCAGAGCTACAACGACAAGACGCGGAAGAACATCCGCCAGCACATCCGCTTCGCGCAGTTCTGGTATGCGTCCAATGGATGCTTCAAGGACCTGCAAGAGCACTGCCAGAACATCGCCGAGGAGGCCGGGCTGAACCTGACGCCCGCCGAGGCATGGCGTTGGCTGGCCCAGGGCGGCTTCAGCAACCAGACGCTCGACTCGGCCAACCTCGGCTCATTCGACCTGGCGACCGCTAAGCAGATCGTGGGCAAGTTCGGCGACGAGGACATCGACCTCGAGAAGGAAACGCTGAGCTTCATGAAGTACAACAAGCTCACGCTCGACCTGCGTGAGGCCAAGGACGAGCAAGTCGCCGAGTATCGCGACGGTCGCGTCGTACCGGTGCAGTGCGTCGTGCGCAATGGCAAGACCCTGCCGAAGATCGGGCCCTACCCCGTGCTCGTCAGCATGCTGCTCAAGAGCAACGACCCGAACCAGATCTTCGGGTACCTCCAGCAGCAGATCCAATCGTCGCAGCCAAGGGATCGGGCCGCATCGCTCATGCGTCAGCTCGTGCAGGCGATGGAGGTGATGGTCGTCGACGGCTGGGTGATCTGCGAGAACGACCCAAACCGCGCGCAGCCCAAGTGGTCGCTGGGCAAGAACCGCCAGCTCCGCACGACGGCCGAGGGCGAAGAGGCGTACCAGGCGTCTCGGGCGACGAGCAACTAG
- the pckA gene encoding phosphoenolpyruvate carboxykinase (ATP) has protein sequence MPSQTLATLDLSAARTLRNLPPARLVEMALAAGEGRLAAEGALVCLTGDRTGRSPTDKYLEDTPAIHDKIDWGKVNQPLTPERFELAERIAIDHLNAQDRIYCFEGFAGADPAYRLGVRVVTEQAWHNLFASTLFIRQGTRAASNSTDWNHDWTILNAGRHKLTAEEAEQLGVSGPIIIAQSLERKTVVILGTEYAGEIKKSIFYAMNFDMPEVGVFPMHCSANVAKDDASNVALFFGLSGTGKTTLSADPDRALIGDDEHGWSDKGVFNFEGGCYAKCIKLSRESEPQIWDAIKFGSVLENVVIDDDSREPDYDDGSITENTRVTYPVEYIPGAVIPSIGQHPRNVVFLTADAFGVMPPVSKLTPEQAMYYFINGYTSKLAGTEAGVTEPMPNFSACFGAPFMPRPPAEYAQMLVDRIKKHDANVWLLNTGWTGGPYGVGSRFKLGYTRAMVSAILNGDLAKANYVEHEIFGLHMPTVVEGVPQEVLHPRNTWKDGKAYDEKARDLARRFRDNDAKYDMEQAVRDSGPKG, from the coding sequence ATGCCAAGCCAGACGCTCGCCACGCTCGACCTTTCCGCCGCTCGCACCCTCCGCAATCTGCCGCCAGCGCGGCTCGTCGAAATGGCCTTGGCCGCCGGCGAGGGACGCCTGGCCGCCGAGGGCGCCCTGGTGTGCCTGACGGGCGATCGCACGGGCCGCAGCCCGACCGACAAGTACCTCGAAGACACCCCCGCCATCCACGACAAGATCGACTGGGGCAAGGTCAACCAGCCCCTCACCCCCGAGCGTTTCGAGCTGGCCGAACGCATCGCCATCGACCACCTCAACGCTCAGGATCGGATCTACTGCTTCGAGGGCTTCGCCGGTGCAGACCCCGCCTACCGGCTGGGCGTCCGCGTCGTCACCGAGCAGGCCTGGCACAACCTCTTCGCCAGCACGCTGTTCATCCGCCAAGGCACGCGGGCGGCCAGCAACTCGACCGACTGGAACCACGACTGGACCATCCTCAACGCCGGCCGGCACAAGCTGACCGCCGAAGAGGCCGAGCAACTCGGCGTCTCGGGACCGATCATCATCGCCCAGTCGCTCGAGCGCAAGACGGTGGTCATCCTGGGCACCGAGTACGCCGGCGAGATCAAGAAGAGCATCTTCTACGCCATGAACTTCGACATGCCCGAGGTGGGCGTGTTCCCGATGCACTGCTCGGCCAACGTCGCCAAGGACGACGCCAGCAACGTTGCGCTCTTCTTCGGCCTGAGCGGCACCGGCAAGACCACGCTGAGCGCCGACCCGGACCGTGCCCTCATCGGCGACGACGAGCACGGCTGGAGCGACAAGGGCGTCTTCAACTTCGAGGGTGGCTGCTACGCCAAGTGCATCAAGCTCAGCCGCGAGAGCGAGCCGCAGATCTGGGACGCCATCAAGTTTGGCAGCGTGCTGGAGAACGTCGTCATCGACGATGACAGCCGCGAGCCCGACTACGACGACGGCTCCATCACCGAGAACACCCGTGTCACCTACCCCGTCGAGTACATCCCCGGCGCCGTCATCCCCTCCATCGGACAACACCCGCGGAACGTCGTGTTCCTCACCGCCGACGCCTTCGGCGTCATGCCGCCCGTCAGCAAGTTGACGCCCGAGCAGGCGATGTACTACTTCATCAACGGCTACACCAGCAAGCTCGCGGGCACCGAGGCCGGCGTGACCGAGCCCATGCCAAACTTCAGCGCGTGCTTCGGAGCTCCCTTCATGCCCCGCCCGCCCGCCGAGTACGCACAGATGCTCGTCGATCGCATCAAGAAGCACGACGCGAACGTCTGGCTGCTCAACACCGGCTGGACCGGCGGCCCCTACGGCGTCGGCAGCAGGTTCAAGCTGGGCTACACCCGAGCGATGGTCTCGGCAATCCTCAACGGCGACCTGGCCAAGGCCAACTACGTCGAGCACGAAATCTTCGGGCTGCACATGCCCACCGTTGTCGAGGGCGTGCCCCAGGAGGTGCTGCACCCCCGCAACACGTGGAAGGACGGCAAGGCCTACGACGAGAAGGCCCGCGACCTCGCGCGCCGCTTCCGCGACAACGATGCGAAGTACGACATGGAGCAGGCCGTCCGCGACAGCGGTCCCAAGGGCTGA
- a CDS encoding fructosamine kinase family protein, whose protein sequence is MTALADTLSSVLNARVSGLADLHGGCIARVVGGMAEGRGPFVAKIGDGSSDLSIEAQMLADLGRLTTLPVPAVWHDEPGLLVMERLPGTTGPGEHAQRHLAELLADLHGIEGPSFGYERPTLIGPLDQPNESDASWARFFARHRILAFAELARSRGSLSAAGFDIARRLADAIEAKPHRFIASNEPPVLIHGDLWSGNILSASGRVTGLIDPAIYYADREIELAFMGLFGCVGRAFFERYHELRPIAPGFFERRQGMYRIYPLLVHAALFGAGYGRQAVDAMNRVLSA, encoded by the coding sequence GTGACCGCGCTCGCCGACACGCTGTCCAGCGTCCTCAACGCACGAGTCTCCGGCTTGGCCGACCTCCACGGCGGGTGCATCGCGCGCGTCGTCGGCGGCATGGCCGAGGGTCGCGGACCCTTCGTCGCCAAGATCGGTGACGGCTCGAGCGATCTCAGCATCGAAGCGCAGATGCTCGCAGACCTTGGACGTCTCACGACACTCCCCGTTCCCGCGGTCTGGCACGACGAGCCCGGCCTGCTCGTGATGGAGCGGCTCCCGGGAACGACCGGCCCAGGCGAGCACGCCCAGCGCCACCTCGCCGAACTACTCGCCGACCTGCACGGCATCGAGGGCCCGAGCTTCGGCTACGAGCGCCCGACGCTCATCGGTCCGCTCGACCAGCCCAACGAGTCCGACGCGTCGTGGGCACGCTTCTTCGCGCGACACCGCATCCTCGCGTTCGCCGAACTTGCCCGGTCGCGCGGCTCGCTCTCGGCGGCGGGCTTCGACATCGCACGCCGGCTCGCCGATGCGATCGAGGCCAAGCCCCATCGATTCATCGCCTCGAACGAGCCGCCCGTGCTGATCCACGGCGACCTCTGGTCGGGCAACATCCTCAGCGCGTCCGGCCGAGTCACCGGGCTCATCGATCCGGCGATCTACTACGCCGACCGAGAGATCGAATTGGCGTTCATGGGCCTATTCGGCTGCGTCGGGCGGGCGTTCTTCGAGCGATACCACGAGCTGCGGCCCATCGCACCGGGTTTCTTCGAGCGGCGGCAGGGAATGTACCGCATCTATCCTCTGCTCGTACACGCGGCGCTCTTCGGCGCCGGGTACGGCCGGCAGGCGGTCGATGCGATGAACCGCGTCCTGTCGGCATGA